A single region of the Triticum dicoccoides isolate Atlit2015 ecotype Zavitan chromosome 2B, WEW_v2.0, whole genome shotgun sequence genome encodes:
- the LOC119361568 gene encoding BTB/POZ and MATH domain-containing protein 1-like — MENFSTTTITDAARLVQLLKIDGYCATNTVGAGSSYSIESRWKVDGYDWEICIYLDLQWSVALELIFRSRSRTNNYVRANLGCRLVDPKGILTRSEQKTVSGEFMYDSDLSSKLMLVKRCDLEASGYLTDDALTLECTITVLKELPVQTFPVKEIPMPSVPSSNLHEHFGELLQSEKGVDVTFLVSGESFVVHKAVLAARSPVFMAQFYGQMMEKRSHRVEVKDMEAAVFKALLLFIYTDKAPDFGQHQQEEGTTMAQHLLAAADRYGLDRLKLICAGRLAGGIDVNTAATTLALAEQHNCSQLKFRCVKFIVKTPAVLDAVLKTEGYKHLEASCPWVLTDLLARGRKKPKRK, encoded by the coding sequence ATGGAAAATTTCTCCACAACTACGATCACCGATGCGGCGCGCTTGGTGCAGCTGCTCAAGATCGACGGCTATTGCGCGACCAATACCGTAGGCGCGGGCAGCAGCTATTCCATCGAATCCAGATGGAAAGTCGACGGGTATGATTGGGAAATCTGCATCTATCTTGATCTCCAGTGGTCGGTAGCACTGGAGCTTATCTTCCGAAGTCGATCCCGCACCAACAATTATGTGAGGGCAAATCTCGGTTGCCGGTTGGTAGATCCTAAAGGAATTCTCACTCGATCCGAGCAGAAGACCGTATCAGGGGAGTTCATGTATGACTCAGACCTGTCATCTAAATTGATGCTCGTGAAAAGATGTGATCTAGAGGCATCAGGTTATCTCACCGACGATGCCCTGACTCTGGAGTGCACCATCACCGTCCTCAAGGAATTGCCAGTGCAAACATTCCCCGTTAAAGAAATCCCGATGCCTTCCGTGCCATCCTCCAACTTGCACGAGCACTTTGGCGAGCTCCTTCAGAGCGAGAAGGGCGTGGACGTCACATTCCTCGTGTCCGGCGAGTCTTTCGTGGTGCACAAAGCCGTACTCGCAGCGAGGTCCCCCGTGTTCATGGCCCAGTTCTACGGGCAAATGATGGAGAAGAGGTCACATCGTGTCGAAGTTAAGGACATGGAGGCCGCAGTGTTCAAGGCACTTCTCCTATTCATCTACACCGATAAGGCGCCGGACTTCGGCCAGCATCAGCAGGAGGAGGGGACGACGATGGCACAGCATCTGCTGGCAGCCGCCGATAGGTACGGTCTGGACAGGCTCAAGCTGATCTGCGCGGGCAGGCTCGCGGGCGGCATCGACGTCAACACGGCTGCCACAACATTGGCATTAGCCGAGCAGCACAACTGCTCACAGCTCAAGTTTAGGTGCGTCAAGTTCATCGTCAAGACCCCCGCTGTTCTTGACGCTGTGCTGAAGACGGAAGGGTATAAACACCTGGAAGCAAGCTGTCCTTGGGTGCTGACCGACCTTCTTGCGCGCGGGAGAAAGAAACCGAAGCGCAAGTAG